A genomic stretch from Candidatus Zixiibacteriota bacterium includes:
- a CDS encoding glycosyltransferase family 4 protein, translating into MKRVAFIGNYLPRRCGIATFTTDLCEAVAAENDGMTCIAVPVNDTDQGYEYPDRVRFELSEKDIESYRRAADFLNINDVDLVCLQHEYGIFGGRAGNHILTLLRELRMPIVSTLHTVLAEPDAHQRSVLEEIAKLSDRLVVMSQRGKSFLTDIYRVSPDKIDLVPHGIPDVPFVDPSFHKDLFGVEGKMVLLSFGLLSSSKGIENVIEALPSILVDHPNVVYIILGETHPHVKQTDGEAYRLSLQWLARERGVESNVIFYNRFVSLKELIEFIGAADIYITPYLNQAQITSGTLAYTLGAGKAVISTPYWYAEEMLAEERGVLVPFKDPTALAQKVIDLLDDEAKRHAMRKRAYLFGREMIWSRVARRYRATFERARAGRRHFSSPGFAVKALDKHPGELPPLKLDHLRNMTDETGILQHAIFTIPNYHEGYTTDDNARALIVSALLEDVGNQEASELASRYLAFVWYAYNADTGRFRNFMTYQRTWLEENGSDDSHGRALWALGTVLGRSHSQALQKMAGWLFEQALPAILATTSPRAWAFALIGIHEYLRRFAGDRHAGQVQGELSQRLLTLYQRCRSDDWRWYEDGLTYCNAVLPHASLICGQSVQSAEMIDAGLDSLDWLSQVQRAAKGGHFVPIGSNGFYRRGGDRARFDQQPVEGQAMVSACLEAFRITKDDRWRKEAQRAFEWFLGRNDLNLSIYDPTTGGCRDGLHPDRSNENLGAESTLAFLQALLELHLAETTF; encoded by the coding sequence ATCAAGCGAGTCGCATTCATCGGTAATTACCTGCCGCGACGGTGTGGTATCGCGACCTTCACGACCGATTTGTGCGAAGCAGTCGCCGCCGAAAACGATGGAATGACCTGCATCGCCGTGCCGGTTAATGACACCGATCAGGGGTATGAGTATCCCGATCGCGTGCGGTTCGAGCTCTCAGAGAAGGACATTGAATCTTACCGCCGGGCAGCCGACTTCCTGAATATCAACGATGTTGATTTGGTCTGCCTGCAGCATGAGTACGGCATCTTCGGCGGGCGGGCCGGCAACCATATCCTGACCCTCCTCCGCGAGTTGCGAATGCCAATTGTCTCAACCCTGCACACCGTCCTGGCAGAACCGGACGCGCACCAACGTTCGGTCCTGGAAGAGATTGCGAAGCTCTCAGATCGACTCGTCGTCATGAGTCAGCGCGGAAAGAGTTTTCTCACCGATATTTATCGCGTGTCTCCTGACAAAATCGATCTCGTCCCTCACGGTATTCCGGATGTTCCGTTCGTTGACCCGAGTTTTCACAAGGACCTTTTCGGCGTTGAGGGGAAGATGGTCCTGCTCAGCTTTGGACTGCTTTCGTCCAGCAAGGGGATCGAAAATGTCATTGAGGCCCTGCCGTCAATCCTGGTTGATCATCCGAACGTTGTCTACATCATCCTCGGCGAGACCCATCCCCATGTAAAACAAACTGACGGAGAAGCTTACCGGCTGTCGCTCCAATGGCTGGCCCGGGAGCGAGGCGTCGAGAGCAATGTCATCTTCTACAACCGGTTCGTCAGCTTGAAAGAACTGATTGAGTTCATTGGCGCCGCAGATATCTACATCACTCCCTATCTCAACCAAGCCCAGATCACATCAGGCACGCTCGCCTACACGCTGGGTGCCGGGAAAGCCGTCATCTCGACGCCCTACTGGTACGCCGAGGAAATGCTGGCTGAAGAGCGCGGAGTGCTGGTGCCGTTCAAGGACCCGACGGCCCTCGCCCAGAAAGTCATTGATCTATTGGACGATGAAGCCAAGCGACACGCCATGCGCAAGCGCGCCTATCTGTTCGGACGGGAAATGATCTGGTCGCGAGTGGCGCGTCGCTACCGCGCGACTTTCGAACGTGCCCGGGCCGGGCGACGTCATTTCAGCAGCCCCGGATTCGCGGTCAAGGCTCTCGATAAACATCCCGGAGAACTGCCGCCACTGAAGCTTGATCATCTGCGCAACATGACGGACGAAACCGGCATTTTGCAGCATGCGATCTTTACGATCCCCAACTATCACGAGGGATACACCACCGATGATAACGCGCGCGCCCTGATCGTGAGCGCCCTTCTGGAAGACGTCGGCAACCAAGAAGCTTCCGAACTGGCCTCACGATATCTGGCTTTCGTCTGGTACGCCTATAATGCAGACACTGGACGCTTTCGTAACTTCATGACGTACCAGCGTACGTGGCTGGAAGAAAATGGTTCGGATGACAGCCACGGCCGCGCGCTGTGGGCACTCGGAACAGTGCTGGGGCGCTCCCATTCGCAGGCGTTGCAGAAGATGGCCGGCTGGTTGTTTGAACAGGCGCTGCCTGCCATTCTCGCGACCACAAGCCCCCGGGCCTGGGCCTTTGCACTCATCGGTATTCATGAATACCTTCGACGTTTTGCCGGTGACCGTCACGCCGGCCAAGTCCAGGGGGAATTGTCGCAACGTTTGCTGACCTTGTACCAGCGCTGTCGCTCGGATGACTGGCGATGGTACGAAGATGGACTTACCTATTGCAACGCCGTTTTGCCGCATGCGTCCCTCATTTGCGGACAATCGGTTCAGAGCGCCGAAATGATTGATGCCGGACTTGATTCACTGGACTGGCTGAGCCAGGTACAGCGAGCCGCCAAAGGCGGGCATTTTGTCCCGATCGGGTCAAATGGTTTCTACCGGAGAGGCGGCGACCGCGCCCGATTCGATCAACAGCCCGTGGAAGGTCAGGCAATGGTGTCTGCTTGTCTCGAGGCCTTTCGAATCACCAAAGATGATCGCTGGCGCAAGGAAGCCCAACGAGCGTTTGAGTGGTTCCTTGGGCGTAACGACCTGAATCTCTCGATCTATGACCCGACTACTGGCGGATGTCGCGATGGTCTTCATCCCGACCGCTCCAACGAGAATCTCGGTGCCGAGTCCACCCTCGCCTTCCTGCAAGCCCTGTTGGAACTGCACCTGGCTGAGACCACTTTCTAG
- a CDS encoding response regulator transcription factor produces MSKIRVLLIEDNRILREGICAMLNDQPDIRAVSTSGNGDALEKAGKLKPQVVLLDLGLRSQNSLRIAETIKTRFPKAEIVVMDLIPVQAEVIEFVKAGVSGFILKDATIEDFLQTIRSVAEGKKVLPPPLTESLFSHIVEFAVQTGKADRLMQAVRLTRREHEVVDLIARGMSNKEIACELKIAVHTVKSHVHNTLEKLALQTRLELASFALTDRIVRKPRA; encoded by the coding sequence GTGTCGAAAATCCGAGTGTTGCTGATTGAAGATAATCGCATACTGCGCGAGGGTATTTGTGCGATGCTCAATGACCAGCCGGATATCCGGGCGGTTTCGACGTCAGGCAACGGTGATGCCCTCGAAAAAGCCGGGAAACTCAAGCCCCAGGTGGTGCTGCTTGATCTGGGCTTGCGGAGTCAGAACAGCCTCCGAATCGCGGAGACGATCAAGACCCGTTTTCCGAAGGCCGAAATTGTTGTGATGGACCTCATTCCGGTTCAGGCGGAAGTGATCGAATTTGTTAAGGCCGGAGTCTCCGGTTTTATCCTCAAGGATGCCACGATCGAAGACTTCCTGCAAACGATCCGGTCGGTGGCTGAAGGCAAGAAGGTGCTCCCACCGCCCCTGACGGAATCGCTATTTTCCCACATTGTCGAGTTCGCTGTTCAGACCGGAAAGGCTGACCGGCTGATGCAAGCGGTCAGGTTGACCAGACGTGAGCACGAAGTCGTCGATCTCATTGCACGCGGAATGAGCAATAAGGAGATCGCGTGCGAACTGAAGATTGCCGTCCACACCGTAAAGAGTCACGTCCATAACACGCTCGAGAAACTGGCGCTGCAGACGCGGCTGGAGTTGGCCAGCTTTGCGCTCACCGACAGAATCGTTCGCAAGCCACGCGCCTGA